The following proteins are encoded in a genomic region of Catellatospora sp. TT07R-123:
- a CDS encoding glucosaminidase domain-containing protein gives MSAKTLRIRLLLGLLASAQLMPAVAHAEPAPSAVRAPAEPVVPAVRAPAEPVVPAARVYAEGGVLAVRTGPGVHRPVVARLADGTALAPRCRVWGQELTGPLRRSPYWVRVDGGLVPDAFLAWAPGRGGMPPGLAWCADSGDPATARVAAGGSGLNLRSGPGTGHDRVGAAADGARLAVRCLVWGQAVGDRRRDRVWLRLDSGRYVAQAYVRWSPGPPRLPWCGQQPPRPLPGGARAFAQALAGPARAVARATGVPASVLLAQAADATGWGRSSSAYADHDLFRRGCGDGPGTIALGCRDGLRAYRSADDALLDQAQLLTSRYAAALAAVRDPDRLPAALARAGYGTPAQADHLATLIRRYDLHRYDR, from the coding sequence ATGTCGGCCAAAACCCTCCGGATCCGGCTCCTGCTCGGTCTGCTCGCCTCGGCCCAGCTCATGCCCGCCGTGGCCCACGCCGAACCCGCCCCGTCCGCCGTCCGCGCACCCGCTGAACCCGTCGTGCCCGCCGTCCGCGCACCCGCCGAACCCGTCGTGCCCGCCGCCCGCGTGTACGCCGAGGGCGGCGTGCTCGCCGTCCGCACCGGTCCGGGCGTGCACCGGCCCGTCGTCGCCCGGCTGGCCGACGGCACCGCGCTCGCGCCCCGCTGCCGGGTCTGGGGCCAGGAGCTGACCGGCCCGCTGCGCCGCAGCCCGTACTGGGTGCGGGTGGACGGCGGGCTGGTGCCCGACGCGTTCCTGGCCTGGGCGCCCGGCCGCGGGGGAATGCCGCCGGGGCTGGCCTGGTGCGCGGACTCCGGCGATCCGGCCACCGCCCGGGTCGCGGCGGGCGGCAGCGGCCTGAACCTGCGGAGCGGTCCCGGGACGGGACACGACCGTGTCGGTGCCGCCGCCGACGGCGCCCGCCTGGCGGTGCGCTGCCTGGTGTGGGGGCAGGCGGTCGGGGACCGCCGACGCGACCGGGTCTGGCTGCGGCTGGACAGCGGGCGGTACGTCGCCCAGGCGTACGTGCGCTGGTCGCCGGGCCCACCCCGGCTGCCCTGGTGCGGCCAGCAGCCGCCCCGCCCGCTGCCCGGCGGGGCGCGCGCCTTCGCGCAGGCGCTGGCCGGGCCCGCCCGCGCGGTGGCCCGCGCCACCGGAGTGCCCGCCTCGGTGCTGCTGGCCCAGGCCGCCGACGCCACCGGCTGGGGACGGTCGTCCTCGGCGTACGCCGACCACGACCTGTTCCGGCGCGGCTGCGGCGACGGCCCCGGCACGATCGCGCTGGGCTGCCGCGACGGACTGCGCGCCTACCGGTCCGCTGATGACGCCCTGCTTGACCAGGCCCAGCTGCTGACCTCCCGGTACGCCGCCGCCCTGGCGGCCGTCCGCGACCCCGACCGCCTCCCCGCCGCGCTGGCCCGAGCGGGCTACGGCACTCCCGCCCAGGCCGACCACCTCGCCACCCTGATCCGCCGCTACGACCTGCACCGCTACGACCGCTGA
- the typA gene encoding translational GTPase TypA yields the protein MQTRPDLRNVAIVAHVDHGKTTLVDAMLKQAGAFHARAEVADRVMDSGDLEREKGITILAKNTAVKYVGADGDQVTINIIDTPGHADFGGEVERGLSMVDGVVLLVDASEGPLPQTRFVLRKALKARMPIILVINKVDRPDARIKEVVDETYELFLDLDADESQIDFPIVYACARDGIASLTQPEDGKVPGDSDSLQPLFQTLLDAIPAPTFIEDAPLQAHVTNLDASPFLGRLALCRVRQGTIRKGQTVVWCKTDGTQQNVRISELLMTEALERKPAEEAGPGDIVAVAGISDIMIGETLADAENPIPLPLITVDEPAISMTIGTNTSPLVGRVKGAKVTARMVKDRLDKELVGNVSLRVLPTERPDAWEVQGRGELALAILVEQMRRESYELTVGKPQVVTRDIDGKLCEPVERLTIDAPEEYLGAITQLLATRKGRMEQMVNHGTGWIRMEWLVPARGLIGFRTEFLTDTRGTGILHHVFEKYEPWFGELRTRNNGSLVADRSGVVTAFAMTNLQERGTLFVEPTIEVYEGMIVGENSRSDDMDVNITKEKKLTNMRASTSDETEKLIPPRKLSLEQALEFCREDECVEVTPAAVRIRKVILDQTQRGRLAARRKHA from the coding sequence ATGCAGACCCGCCCCGATCTCCGCAATGTCGCGATCGTCGCCCACGTCGACCACGGCAAGACCACGCTCGTCGACGCCATGCTCAAGCAGGCCGGCGCCTTCCACGCCCGCGCCGAGGTCGCCGACCGGGTGATGGACTCCGGTGATCTTGAGCGGGAGAAGGGCATCACCATCCTCGCCAAGAACACCGCTGTCAAGTACGTCGGCGCCGACGGCGACCAGGTCACCATCAACATCATCGACACGCCCGGCCACGCCGACTTCGGCGGCGAGGTCGAGCGCGGCCTGTCCATGGTCGACGGCGTCGTCCTGCTCGTCGACGCCTCCGAGGGCCCGCTGCCGCAGACCCGGTTCGTGCTGCGCAAGGCCCTCAAGGCCCGCATGCCGATCATCCTGGTCATCAACAAGGTGGACCGGCCCGACGCCCGGATCAAGGAGGTCGTCGACGAGACGTACGAGCTCTTCCTCGACCTCGACGCCGACGAGTCCCAGATCGACTTCCCGATCGTCTACGCCTGCGCCCGCGACGGCATCGCCTCGCTCACCCAGCCGGAGGACGGCAAGGTCCCCGGCGACAGCGACTCGCTGCAGCCGCTGTTCCAGACCCTGCTCGACGCCATCCCGGCGCCGACCTTCATCGAGGACGCGCCGCTGCAGGCGCACGTCACCAACCTCGACGCCTCGCCGTTCCTGGGCCGGCTCGCGCTGTGCCGGGTGCGCCAGGGCACCATCCGCAAGGGCCAGACCGTGGTCTGGTGCAAGACCGACGGCACCCAGCAGAACGTGCGCATCTCCGAGCTGCTGATGACCGAGGCGCTGGAGCGCAAGCCGGCCGAGGAGGCGGGCCCCGGTGACATCGTCGCCGTCGCCGGCATCTCCGACATCATGATCGGCGAGACGCTGGCCGACGCGGAGAACCCGATCCCGCTGCCGCTGATCACCGTGGACGAGCCGGCCATCTCGATGACCATCGGCACCAACACCTCGCCGCTGGTCGGCCGGGTCAAGGGCGCCAAGGTCACCGCGCGCATGGTCAAGGACCGGCTCGACAAGGAGCTGGTCGGCAACGTGTCGCTGCGGGTGCTGCCGACCGAGCGCCCCGACGCCTGGGAGGTGCAGGGCCGCGGTGAGCTGGCGCTGGCCATCCTGGTCGAGCAGATGCGCCGCGAGTCGTACGAGCTGACCGTCGGCAAGCCGCAGGTGGTCACCCGCGACATCGACGGCAAGCTGTGCGAGCCGGTCGAGCGCCTGACCATCGACGCGCCGGAGGAGTACCTGGGCGCGATCACCCAGCTGCTGGCCACCCGCAAGGGCCGGATGGAGCAGATGGTCAACCACGGCACCGGCTGGATCCGGATGGAGTGGCTGGTCCCGGCCCGCGGCCTGATCGGCTTCCGGACCGAGTTCCTGACCGACACCCGCGGCACCGGCATCCTGCACCACGTCTTCGAGAAGTACGAGCCGTGGTTCGGCGAGCTGCGCACCCGCAACAACGGCTCGCTGGTGGCCGACCGCTCCGGCGTGGTGACCGCGTTCGCGATGACCAACCTCCAGGAGCGCGGCACGCTGTTCGTCGAGCCGACCATCGAGGTGTACGAGGGCATGATCGTCGGCGAGAACTCGCGCTCCGACGACATGGACGTCAACATCACCAAGGAGAAGAAGCTCACCAACATGCGGGCCTCGACCTCCGACGAGACCGAGAAGCTGATCCCGCCGCGCAAGCTGTCGCTGGAGCAGGCGCTGGAGTTCTGCCGCGAGGACGAGTGCGTCGAGGTCACCCCGGCCGCGGTGCGCATCCGCAAGGTCATCCTCGACCAGACCCAGCGCGGCCGCCTGGCGGCCCGCCGCAAGCACGCCTGA
- a CDS encoding lysoplasmalogenase, which yields MRADRLVLALFGVDATLNIIAAGTENKALDWATKPILIPLLALWFWFASRQQGRKATPGILAAMAFSTAGDIALQNEGTLWFISGMVLFLGAHVCFITTFVRNGALTRLRAMPMLLVPVGYLVFLVAALTWLWPALTEVGLAVPMAGYGLALTGTAALSSAFGWRSALGGGLFLLSDLLIAVRVADAFTIPGPPIWVMLTYALAQFLLAWGWLDRQSRTAA from the coding sequence ATGCGCGCTGACCGGCTGGTCCTCGCCCTCTTCGGCGTGGACGCCACGCTCAACATCATCGCCGCGGGCACCGAGAACAAGGCGCTGGACTGGGCCACCAAGCCCATCCTGATCCCGCTGCTGGCGTTGTGGTTCTGGTTCGCGTCCCGGCAGCAGGGCCGCAAGGCCACCCCGGGCATCCTGGCCGCGATGGCCTTCTCCACCGCCGGTGACATCGCCCTGCAGAACGAGGGCACGCTGTGGTTCATCAGCGGCATGGTGCTGTTCCTGGGCGCGCACGTCTGCTTCATCACCACGTTCGTGCGCAACGGCGCCCTGACCCGGCTGCGGGCCATGCCGATGCTGCTGGTGCCGGTGGGCTACCTGGTCTTCCTGGTCGCCGCGCTGACCTGGCTGTGGCCCGCGCTGACCGAGGTCGGCCTGGCCGTGCCGATGGCCGGGTACGGGCTGGCGCTGACCGGCACCGCGGCCCTGTCGTCGGCGTTCGGCTGGCGCAGCGCGCTGGGCGGCGGCCTGTTCCTGCTGTCCGACCTGCTGATCGCGGTACGCGTCGCCGACGCGTTCACCATCCCCGGGCCGCCGATCTGGGTGATGCTCACCTACGCCCTGGCGCAGTTCCTGCTCGCGTGGGGCTGGCTGGACCGGCAGTCCCGCACCGCCGCCTAG
- a CDS encoding IS982 family transposase: MKTDLDTLLTALYVFVDDHVITASRRRPGRPKKLTDAELVCLAVAQVLLGFPSQHHWLRFCYGRLGRMFPYLPKQAGYHKRVTAAAPLITTVITRLAAQTPAGHDGIRLIDATVIPCGMSRQTAIGSALAGWAGYGYCRSHSRWIWGLKLYLVTALDGTPVTWCLATPSLGEREVAAELLEHARDHGLLPAGVVLIGDKGFAGRAFEQQTRDLKIVFIRPDRRDEARRHGNLAPVRQRIESIFDTLKGQLSLEQHGGRTPAGVHARIAQRLAALAAVIWHNWLTDAPEKRSLTAYDH, from the coding sequence GTGAAGACAGACCTCGATACCCTTCTGACGGCACTGTACGTGTTCGTCGATGACCATGTCATCACCGCGTCCCGGCGCCGTCCCGGACGCCCGAAGAAGCTGACCGACGCCGAGCTGGTCTGCCTGGCCGTGGCGCAGGTCCTGCTCGGGTTCCCGTCGCAGCACCACTGGCTGCGGTTCTGCTACGGCAGGCTCGGCCGCATGTTCCCGTACCTGCCCAAACAGGCCGGCTACCACAAACGCGTCACCGCGGCCGCGCCGCTGATCACCACCGTCATCACACGCCTGGCCGCCCAGACCCCGGCCGGCCACGACGGCATCCGCCTCATCGACGCCACCGTGATCCCGTGCGGGATGTCCCGCCAGACCGCGATCGGCTCGGCCCTGGCCGGATGGGCCGGGTACGGCTACTGCAGATCGCACTCCCGCTGGATCTGGGGCCTGAAGCTCTACCTCGTCACCGCCTTGGACGGCACACCGGTCACCTGGTGCCTGGCCACCCCGAGCCTGGGCGAACGAGAAGTCGCCGCCGAACTGCTCGAACACGCCCGCGACCACGGCCTCCTACCCGCCGGAGTCGTGCTCATCGGTGACAAGGGCTTCGCCGGCCGCGCGTTCGAGCAACAGACACGCGACCTGAAAATCGTGTTCATACGCCCCGACCGCCGCGACGAAGCCCGACGCCACGGCAACCTGGCCCCGGTCCGTCAACGCATCGAATCGATCTTCGACACCCTGAAAGGTCAGCTCAGCCTCGAACAGCACGGCGGGCGCACACCCGCAGGGGTGCACGCCCGCATCGCACAACGCCTGGCCGCCCTCGCAGCCGTGATCTGGCACAACTGGCTGACCGACGCACCCGAGAAACGATCACTGACCGCGTACGACCATTAG
- a CDS encoding serine hydrolase — protein MSSVQSFEQELAAFPGTASVWFGPVGGPAVYARAEHARHYAASTMKVGVMVAAWRAAEAGGLDLDAPVLVHNDHVSTAPGAPAYHNDPEYDSDEAVWARLGEHAPLRWLATRMIVKSSNLATNLVLGALGPNDKAFAQVNEVWRLAGAVGAHTDRGIEDYPARDAGISNEVTAADLAALFGALEAGLLAAPAGSAQMVDILTAQECRDDLHLGLPADARVALKNGWVPRERHSSAIVYPADAAPYLLAVCTTGDLTDLEACDLLGRIAAASWAQRR, from the coding sequence ATGTCCTCTGTGCAGTCGTTCGAGCAGGAGCTCGCCGCGTTCCCCGGGACGGCCTCGGTCTGGTTCGGGCCGGTCGGCGGCCCGGCCGTGTACGCGCGGGCCGAGCACGCCCGCCACTACGCCGCCAGCACGATGAAGGTCGGCGTCATGGTCGCCGCGTGGCGCGCGGCCGAGGCGGGCGGCCTCGACCTGGACGCCCCCGTGCTGGTGCACAACGATCACGTCTCCACCGCGCCCGGCGCGCCGGCCTACCACAACGACCCGGAGTACGACAGCGACGAGGCGGTCTGGGCCCGGCTGGGCGAGCACGCGCCGCTGCGCTGGCTGGCCACCCGGATGATCGTGAAGTCGTCCAATCTGGCCACCAACCTGGTGCTGGGCGCGCTCGGCCCCAACGACAAGGCCTTCGCGCAGGTCAACGAGGTGTGGCGGCTGGCCGGGGCGGTCGGCGCGCACACCGACCGGGGCATCGAGGACTACCCGGCCCGCGACGCCGGGATCAGCAACGAGGTGACCGCCGCCGACCTGGCCGCGCTGTTCGGCGCGCTGGAGGCGGGCCTGCTCGCCGCACCGGCCGGCTCCGCCCAGATGGTCGACATCCTGACCGCTCAGGAGTGCCGCGACGACCTGCACCTGGGGCTGCCCGCCGACGCCCGGGTGGCGCTGAAGAACGGCTGGGTGCCGCGCGAGCGGCACAGCAGCGCGATCGTGTATCCGGCCGACGCGGCGCCGTACCTGCTGGCGGTGTGCACGACCGGCGATCTCACCGACCTGGAGGCGTGCGACCTGCTGGGCCGCATCGCCGCGGCGAGCTGGGCCCAGCGCCGCTAG
- a CDS encoding mandelate racemase/muconate lactonizing enzyme family protein, whose product MSIIEVRTRTISAPLHTPFVTALRRATSVETLLVEIVDSDGNSGFGEAPQVWAVTGASIAGSQACVEQVLGPLLTGRDPDDLAARCRETARAVVGNEAAKMAVDVALHDLAARRLGIPLVRLLGGTALRVPTDVTLAAGEAAALAETAKQRTAEGFGVIKVKVGTDAAGDLARVRAVCRAVDPGVKVRLDANQGWTPRDAVRIINRIAAEELPVELVEQPVARADLDGLAWVSARADLPIMADESVFGVRDLVEVIRRRAADLVNVKLAKCGGLSTARTLLELAAAHGLGTCVGSMMEGPVGIGAAASLVAAHPTTVVSDLDAAWWLAESPVTGGPRYDGATVVLPDAPGLGVSGAAQ is encoded by the coding sequence GTGTCGATCATCGAGGTCCGCACCCGCACCATCTCGGCGCCGCTGCACACGCCTTTCGTGACGGCGCTGCGCCGCGCCACGTCCGTCGAGACGCTCCTGGTGGAGATCGTCGACAGCGACGGCAACAGCGGGTTCGGCGAGGCGCCGCAGGTGTGGGCGGTGACCGGGGCGAGCATCGCCGGGTCGCAGGCGTGCGTGGAGCAGGTGCTCGGGCCGCTGCTGACCGGCCGCGACCCCGACGACCTGGCGGCCCGCTGCCGCGAGACCGCGCGCGCGGTCGTCGGCAACGAGGCGGCCAAGATGGCCGTCGACGTCGCGCTGCACGATCTGGCCGCGCGCCGCCTGGGCATTCCCCTGGTACGGCTGCTCGGCGGCACCGCCCTGCGGGTGCCCACCGACGTGACCCTGGCGGCGGGCGAGGCGGCCGCCCTGGCCGAGACGGCCAAGCAGCGCACCGCCGAGGGTTTCGGCGTGATCAAGGTGAAGGTAGGCACCGACGCGGCGGGCGACCTGGCCCGGGTCCGGGCCGTATGCCGCGCCGTCGACCCCGGCGTGAAGGTGCGCCTGGACGCCAACCAGGGCTGGACCCCCCGCGACGCGGTGCGCATCATCAACCGCATCGCCGCCGAGGAGCTGCCGGTCGAGCTGGTCGAGCAGCCGGTGGCGCGAGCCGACCTGGACGGGCTGGCCTGGGTCAGCGCCCGCGCCGACCTGCCGATCATGGCCGACGAGTCCGTCTTCGGCGTACGGGACCTGGTCGAGGTGATCCGGCGTCGCGCCGCCGACCTGGTCAACGTGAAGCTGGCCAAGTGCGGCGGCCTCAGCACCGCCCGTACGCTGCTGGAACTGGCGGCCGCGCACGGGCTGGGCACCTGCGTCGGGTCCATGATGGAGGGTCCGGTCGGCATCGGCGCGGCGGCGAGCCTGGTGGCGGCGCATCCGACGACCGTGGTGAGCGACCTGGACGCCGCGTGGTGGCTGGCCGAAAGCCCGGTCACTGGCGGTCCCCGCTACGACGGTGCCACTGTGGTACTACCCGATGCCCCCGGACTAGGCGTGTCCGGCGCGGCGCAGTGA
- a CDS encoding C40 family peptidase → MINATVAAPVATLWARPDSPRPGVDTAALGPCSSPRSWVDGLDDAGRMYTGILTQLLHGEPVLIEEVRDGWARVVATAQPAAKLDPRGYPGWLPLDQLTVRDGAETESAFDPATAVPVARAWLGVPYVWGGMSPYGIDCSGLIHIAFRQVGVTLPRDADDQFAVAEPVEADREQPGDLYFFGRAGGGRSAITHVGFVTAAPLPDGRRRMLHACGDGGRVVEEFMPASRVATLVGAGRVRLSPPA, encoded by the coding sequence ATGATCAACGCGACGGTGGCAGCCCCGGTGGCGACGCTGTGGGCGCGACCGGACTCCCCGCGGCCCGGGGTGGACACGGCGGCCCTGGGCCCGTGCAGCAGCCCGCGGTCCTGGGTGGACGGGCTCGACGACGCCGGGCGGATGTACACGGGCATCCTGACCCAGCTGCTGCACGGCGAGCCGGTGCTGATCGAGGAGGTCCGCGACGGCTGGGCCCGGGTGGTCGCCACCGCGCAGCCCGCGGCCAAGCTCGACCCCCGCGGCTACCCCGGCTGGCTGCCGCTGGACCAGCTGACCGTCCGCGACGGGGCCGAGACCGAGTCCGCGTTCGACCCGGCGACCGCCGTGCCGGTGGCCCGCGCCTGGCTGGGCGTGCCGTACGTGTGGGGCGGGATGTCGCCGTACGGCATCGACTGCTCGGGGCTGATCCACATCGCGTTCCGGCAGGTCGGGGTGACCCTGCCCCGCGACGCCGACGACCAGTTCGCCGTCGCCGAGCCGGTGGAGGCCGACCGGGAGCAGCCGGGCGACCTGTACTTCTTCGGCCGCGCCGGCGGCGGGCGGTCGGCGATCACCCACGTCGGGTTCGTGACCGCCGCACCGCTGCCGGACGGCCGTCGCCGCATGCTGCACGCATGCGGCGACGGGGGCCGGGTGGTCGAGGAGTTCATGCCCGCCTCGCGCGTCGCGACGCTGGTCGGGGCGGGCCGGGTGCGCCTCAGCCCACCGGCGTAG
- a CDS encoding TerC family protein, which yields MNVSAWVWAATLVGLTALLMVDLLIIGRRPHEPSMKEATGWVVFYVLLACAFGGWIFLTYGSRYGQEFFAGWVTEYSLSVDNLFVFVIIMSRFAVPRIYQQKVLLIGIVLALLMRGAFIAAGAALVTRFVWVFYLFGLFLIYTAWQLTRHGESDESDFKENLLIRWSRRVLPISEGYDGARMTTHVGAKRMFTPMLVVMIAIGTTDLIFALDSIPAIFGLTKEPYLVFAANVFALMGLRQLYFLLGGLLDRLVYLSLGLAAVLGFIGVKLIMEALAGNNVPFINGGEPITAVPHISIGVSLGVIVAILGIATVASLIKSSREPKPTERTPTPVG from the coding sequence GTGAATGTGTCCGCGTGGGTCTGGGCGGCGACGCTGGTCGGGTTGACCGCACTCCTCATGGTCGACTTGTTGATCATCGGGCGGCGCCCGCATGAGCCGTCCATGAAGGAGGCGACCGGATGGGTCGTCTTCTACGTCCTGTTGGCGTGCGCCTTCGGCGGCTGGATCTTCCTCACCTACGGTTCCCGGTACGGGCAGGAGTTCTTCGCCGGGTGGGTGACCGAATACAGCCTGTCCGTCGATAACCTGTTCGTCTTTGTGATCATCATGAGCCGGTTCGCGGTGCCGCGGATATACCAGCAGAAGGTGCTGCTGATCGGCATCGTGCTCGCGCTGCTGATGCGCGGCGCGTTCATCGCCGCCGGCGCGGCGCTGGTGACGCGGTTCGTGTGGGTGTTCTATCTGTTCGGCCTGTTCCTGATCTACACCGCGTGGCAGCTGACCCGGCACGGCGAGAGCGACGAGTCGGACTTCAAGGAGAACCTGCTGATCCGGTGGAGCCGCCGGGTGCTGCCGATCAGCGAGGGCTACGACGGCGCGCGGATGACCACGCACGTCGGGGCCAAGCGGATGTTCACGCCGATGCTGGTCGTCATGATCGCGATCGGCACCACCGACCTGATCTTCGCGCTCGACTCCATCCCGGCCATCTTCGGCCTGACGAAGGAGCCGTACCTGGTCTTCGCCGCGAACGTGTTCGCGCTGATGGGCCTGCGCCAGCTGTACTTCCTGCTCGGCGGCCTGCTGGACCGGCTGGTCTACCTGTCGCTGGGGCTGGCCGCCGTGCTCGGGTTCATCGGGGTGAAGCTGATCATGGAGGCGCTGGCGGGCAACAACGTCCCGTTCATCAACGGCGGTGAGCCGATCACCGCCGTGCCGCACATCAGCATCGGCGTCTCGCTCGGGGTGATCGTGGCCATCCTCGGCATCGCCACCGTGGCCAGCCTGATCAAGTCCTCGCGCGAGCCGAAACCGACGGAGCGTACGCCTACGCCGGTGGGCTGA
- a CDS encoding AAA family ATPase, with product MSRGFGHGMVVGKFYPPHAGHHLLIRAAAAACAEVTVVVAPSRSESIPLELRLDWLRAEHADTPWVRFAGRYDDVRVDYGDPDVWDAHCAVFRDAVGGRRVDAVFSSEGYGAELARRFEAVHVAVDPARAAVPVSGTAVRADPVAHWDRLSASVRAWFARRVVVVGAESTGTTTMAAALAGHFRARGGVWADTRWVPEYGRELTERKLAVLRTADPAATVFDVVWERADFVEVARAQSAAEDAAAGQGSPLLFCDTDARATALWEERYLGGASEQVRALARRPDLYLLTSDAGVPFDDDGLRDGEHLRSWMTGRFRELLVESGVPVVELAGPHERRLEVAVAACENVLDTGWVLTNPLG from the coding sequence GTGAGCAGGGGTTTCGGCCACGGGATGGTGGTGGGCAAGTTCTACCCGCCGCACGCCGGGCACCATCTGCTGATCCGCGCCGCCGCGGCGGCGTGTGCCGAGGTGACCGTGGTGGTGGCGCCGTCGCGGTCCGAGTCGATCCCGCTGGAGCTGCGGCTGGACTGGCTGCGCGCCGAGCACGCCGACACCCCGTGGGTGCGCTTCGCGGGCCGCTACGACGACGTCCGCGTCGACTACGGCGACCCGGACGTCTGGGACGCGCACTGCGCGGTGTTCCGCGACGCCGTCGGCGGCCGCCGGGTGGACGCGGTGTTCAGTTCGGAGGGGTACGGCGCGGAGCTGGCGCGCCGGTTCGAAGCCGTACACGTCGCGGTCGACCCGGCCCGCGCGGCGGTGCCGGTGTCCGGGACGGCGGTGCGCGCCGATCCGGTGGCGCACTGGGACCGGCTGTCGGCGTCGGTGCGGGCCTGGTTCGCCCGGCGGGTGGTGGTGGTCGGGGCGGAGTCGACCGGCACCACCACGATGGCGGCAGCGCTGGCCGGGCACTTCCGTGCCCGGGGCGGGGTCTGGGCGGACACCCGCTGGGTGCCCGAGTACGGCCGGGAGCTGACCGAGCGCAAGCTCGCCGTGCTGCGGACGGCCGATCCGGCGGCGACCGTGTTCGACGTGGTGTGGGAACGGGCCGACTTCGTCGAGGTGGCGCGGGCGCAGTCGGCGGCTGAGGACGCCGCGGCCGGGCAGGGCTCGCCGCTGCTGTTCTGCGACACCGACGCGCGGGCGACCGCGCTGTGGGAGGAGCGCTACCTGGGCGGCGCGTCCGAGCAGGTGCGGGCCCTGGCCCGGCGCCCGGACCTCTACCTGCTGACCTCCGACGCCGGGGTGCCGTTCGACGACGACGGCCTGCGTGACGGAGAACACCTGCGGTCGTGGATGACGGGACGGTTCCGCGAGCTGCTGGTGGAGTCGGGGGTGCCGGTGGTCGAGCTGGCCGGGCCGCATGAGCGCCGTCTGGAGGTCGCCGTGGCCGCCTGTGAAAACGTGCTGGACACGGGGTGGGTCCTTACCAATCCACTTGGTTGA
- the pnuC gene encoding nicotinamide riboside transporter PnuC — translation MLHHLADLLLHPALTLGTTVVTWAEVLGFLTGVVNVWLLVREHVANWAVGILNVALLLVVFWDSALYADAGLQLVYVVLGLYGWWHWLYGRGRRRELAVSRTSAAEWAWLAAASAAGTLGLWLLLTRVTDSTVPWADAVTTVLSLAATYLQCRKKVESWWVWIAADLVYIPLYLYKDLWLTAVLYVVFLGLCVAGLAAWRGALRPAAAVPA, via the coding sequence ATGCTGCACCACCTCGCCGACCTGCTGCTGCACCCCGCGCTGACGCTGGGGACCACCGTGGTGACCTGGGCGGAGGTGCTGGGCTTCCTCACCGGAGTGGTGAACGTGTGGCTGCTGGTGCGCGAGCACGTCGCGAACTGGGCGGTCGGCATCCTCAACGTGGCGCTGCTGCTGGTGGTGTTCTGGGACTCCGCCCTGTACGCCGACGCCGGCCTGCAGCTGGTCTACGTGGTGCTGGGCCTGTACGGCTGGTGGCACTGGCTCTACGGCCGGGGTCGGCGGCGGGAGCTCGCGGTGTCGCGCACGTCGGCCGCGGAGTGGGCCTGGCTGGCGGCCGCCTCGGCGGCCGGCACGCTCGGGCTGTGGCTGCTGTTGACCCGGGTCACGGACTCGACGGTGCCGTGGGCCGACGCGGTGACCACGGTGCTGTCGCTGGCGGCGACCTACCTGCAGTGCCGCAAGAAGGTGGAGAGCTGGTGGGTGTGGATCGCGGCCGATCTGGTCTACATCCCGCTGTACCTGTACAAGGACCTGTGGCTGACCGCGGTGCTGTACGTCGTGTTCCTCGGCCTGTGCGTCGCGGGCCTGGCGGCCTGGCGGGGTGCGCTGCGCCCGGCGGCCGCGGTGCCCGCGTGA
- a CDS encoding antibiotic biosynthesis monooxygenase: protein MVLEVALIEVLPGREDEFAAAYAKGHEVLAGTPGCLSVRMTRGIESPSRFVLLVEWENVAAHEDNFRATERFTTWRGLIGPFFAAPPVVEHFADVPHA from the coding sequence ATGGTCCTCGAAGTCGCTCTGATCGAGGTCCTCCCCGGCCGGGAGGACGAGTTCGCCGCCGCCTACGCCAAGGGGCACGAGGTGCTCGCGGGCACCCCGGGCTGCCTGAGCGTGCGGATGACCCGCGGCATCGAGTCGCCGTCGCGGTTCGTGCTGCTGGTCGAGTGGGAGAACGTCGCCGCGCACGAGGACAACTTCCGCGCCACCGAGCGGTTCACCACCTGGCGCGGCCTGATCGGCCCGTTCTTCGCCGCCCCGCCCGTGGTCGAGCACTTCGCGGACGTCCCGCACGCCTGA